The genomic window aagggaaAAGGACACGAGTGGTGCCGAGGCAGAGTCCAGGCTGGAGCTGATGAGGTGGGGGCTgacagcctctcctgctgcagccctgtggagGGAGGatgatggggatgaggatgaggatgaggatgaggacaGTCCCGCGGCCCCGCGGGTCCCCAGGCGATGCAGCAGcggctgctggggtgggggtGCTGCCCAAGGCGGGTCGGGGCCGGGGGGGTTGCCCGAGACTGCGAGAGCGATGCGGGGCTGTCAGTTGCCATGGAAACCGCTGGGTCAGAGAAGCGGCGAGTGACGCCATCGGCACCGCAATGAGCCGTGAGCGCGGGGGcgacctggggctgctgggctgggagcccccGCATCGCCCCGACCCCACCAGCGACCGCCGGAGCGTGGCGTCCATGCCGGTGACCTTCGCCGGCGGCTCCGGGTCACCTCTGCGGGTCACCACGGCTGGacggagcagccccagggccctcGGGCTGGTTGGAGTGGGACCCCCTCATCCCCCCCACCCCACGAGCTGCGGCCACAATCCTCCTGCTAATCCCGGGTGGCTTTTCCAGCACCGAGTCAGGGTTATGTGGATAATCCATATGTTTGCAAGGCAAAGGCTTTGGGATATCCACTGTTAATCCAATTGGCAGTGGCAGTTTGGTGCCATCGGCAGTGTCCTCTTGGGGGGGGACACGGCTGTCCCCAGCcactgctccctggggctgggaactCCCACAGAGCCCTGGCCCTACCCCCCCACCAGTCGTGGAATTCAGCTGCCCCCACCTGCCAAAATAACCCAGCCAGGCAACATCCACGtgtttatttgcatttcaaaccacagcagctccagctgttgcCCGACATTCGCAGCCTGGAgatcccctccctgctccccccaaacctcagctgcagcccggggcagctcctcctggggcagagctcagcccccaCTGCATCCCCACCCCAACACCCCCCTCTCCTCCAGTCCCTGCAGTATTTACAGCCTCTCACACCCAGAGCCACAGCACTGGGCAGACCCCCCCTCCCAGTCTGTCCACCCTCAGGCTCCCTCAGAACGGTGGTGCAGGATGGGGGGGTGTCCAGGACCCCCGGCACCCACAAACCCCCACATGAGCTAGGggctgctgccccacagcagcctcttcccCCTGTTAAACCCCTTAATCTATTCCCCCCCAAAGCCCTTCAGCACCATttgtccctccccaccccccctACAGATATCCACGTCCAGAGCCGGAATAAAATAACCCCTCAGAAATGTCAGCACCAGTgttagagagaaaaagaaagtcaaaagtgcttggagctgcccagccccacagcctgtgGGGGGCAGAGCCCCACCAGCTGCCCGAGCAGGAGCAGGGTCCCGTGCTGGGGGTCCCACAGGTGTCACCAGCGTGGCCGTGCCGGTCCAGAGCAgatccagccctgtcctgccatCCCCTGCAGAGGCACCCCAGCATCGCAGAGCCCCCCAAATCAGAACAGGGGCGTGGGGCACTGGGGCTCAGTCCTTAAACCTGCGGCCTGCCTGCATCTTCTTGTAGTACAGGTCCACCTCGCTGTCCCCCGGCCCGTCCCGCTCGGCCGGCTTCCTCCTCAGCGTGGAGTCACGGCTGGCTGTGgccagcagcccctcaggggGGGCTTCCACCCGCTCCCCACCACCCCCTGCTGCCCCCGGGATGGCAGCCAGGCTGCCGTAGCGCGGCTCGTCCTGCTCCATGTCGCTGACAGAGGAGCCAGGGGAGACGCCGGCGCTCTTGGCCGGGCGGAAGCCGTGGAAATCCTTCCCCACCTCACCCAGCTCGTAGGTGTCTGACCCCTCTGGCCCCTTCGGCCCCGACTTCCACTCCCAGGGCCCATTTCCAGCAGAGAGGTGGACAACGGGGTGGTGAGGGGCGTGGGCGTCGATGGTGATGATGCTGGAGCTGTCGCGCTCCGAGGGCGAGCGGTACTGCGAGGAGTCGGAGCTGGTGGAGGACGAGGACGTCTCCGAGTGCTTGGGCGTGACGGAGACGAGGCTCTGCTGCTTGGACATGGCGATGACCTGCATCAGGCGCGGGGGGTTGGCCACCCTCTGCGCTCCCCCCTTCTCTGCCACCATCACCCACTTGGCCCTCACGGCCGCCCCGCTGCcggctgcagccccggcacccGCCTGGCTCTCCTCGGGGATGTGCACCAGCTGCGAGGCGCCCGGCCGGGGCTGGATCAGCACACgaggccccatggctgcccgcTCGGCCGAGCGCGCCTGCACCGTGGGGTACAGAGAGGGGGGCACCTCCTCACCGGGCTCCCCCACAGCCCGGCCCTGCGCCGCCTCCTCGGCCAGCGTCATGCTCCGACCCTCCAGCGACTTCTGCTTCCACTCCGTGATGAGCTGCTTGGAGCGGGAGGCGTCCACGGGGACGTGGATGGTCATGTGGCGCCGCGCGGGGTCGTCCATGGAGGGGGTGTTGACGCGGGGCAGGGTGTTGCTGAAGGTCACCATGTTCTCCTTGCCCATGGGGCTGCGTGGGGCCAGCAGGTCCACGTCCACGCTGGCCCGtttcaggctgcccagggagttcTTCTCGCGCGGCACCGGCCGCGCCGCCTCCTCCAGGCGCGCCTGCGGGTTCAGCTCGTCGGTGCTCACCTGTAGGGGAATCCATttgttccagattgcaaggcaagatgttttCTATTACCAactgtatggcagttgtcttttgtcaagtgggcagtttgccttatctctctctttgagtgaccacaatcactcctgcctcgggaggggacatctgctgataacagccattgaatgtccctgcatggctgataagaactacagcatcccactgggagatgtgagcccagagggaggagccaagcattgctacccagatataatccagaggtttttgaGACACCACACAGCTTTCTCCCccggatttcccagaggaacagcagctgcatctTCTTCCATTGGATCTTTGGAGGAAGAatacatccttctctacaggacctctgctccaacagaaccacccctgacactccaggagggctgcagccacaattccaatggttctgctgccaacaccccacagggtgtcaggttgggttctgactctggcagtgttgttctagtgtactgcattgtttattttatccttttatttttttctcttccttattaaagaactgttatttcctgctcccatattttttgcctgaaagccccttaatttaaaatttatagcaattcagagcgatggggagggttcacattctccatttcaggggaggctcctgccttccttagcagacacctggctttccaaaccaagacacagtatgggtaaatgaaggtggtatagaatgtaatcttatcccctaaagagttgcagctgaacctattactaaagattaggagcaggcctgattttaacaggccacacctgtagccaagagtgttataaaagagtagATTGATTGGTTGAGGGACCTGGAGTCAgttgtgtcacagacatcttttatgaaaaatcctttccttaggattgtccctcctgagaagctgagaggcctcaggaacaaaaggtaaacaatggttatctgctgctgtggaatgcaacaggtagatctttgattggtccatgctggttgtttctaattaatggccaatcacagtcagctggctcagactctgtccgagacagagcctttgttatcattccttcctattctattcttagccagccttctgatgaaatcctttcttctattcttttagtatagttttaatgtaatatatatcataaaataataaatcaagccttctgaaacatgaaatgagatcctcatctcttccctcaacctgagacccctgtgaacacggtcacacggTCGGCTACTgcgaggacaaggaagagtcagtgcctagaggagctgcctacaagaaacaccAAGGAGGTACGAAACTCGGGCAATATGGAGCctttgcaatgtaatgacaacTGAACTCTTGCTCACCGATTTGTTCTGGTGGTAGACGGAGTCGTGGCCCCGCTGCGTCAGCGCCCGCAGCGCGTCCTTGGCcggtgcctgggctgggactcGCTCCGTTGGGGCACGGAAGTTGCCGACAGCATGGAAAGCCTGTGGGAAGGGGAaccacagaatcctggaatggtttgtgttgggaaggacttttaaaggtcatctagccCAATGTCCCTGCCACTAGATGAGGTTGCTCcgagccctgtccagcctggccttgaacacttccaggaaaggcatagccacagctgctctgcagagtgtggagccccacagcatcccccagccccctccctggGCACGGGCAGGACCAGCACCCACCAGGTAGGCAGCAATGCCAGCACCGATCAGGAAGCCCACGTAGACATCAGCGGGGTGGCTGCGGTACTGCGTGATCTGGGTCAGGCCACAGATGCCAGCAGCAATGGCAAAGGCAAAGACCAGGATGGGCTTGAGGAGCTTGGTGCTGTCCGAGATGATGGAGTTGAAATACATCTGGGGCAGGAACAAGCTGTCAGTCACGGCCCTGGccatgcacagagctcctgggtgCATGTGGGACTGCAGGTGCCTGCACACACCCAGCACGGGCACAGGAATATTGCCCAGAGCTTGTCTGTGCCAACAGGAGAGGGACACagctgcccatggcatggggcTTGTGCCAAGCCAGCATGTGCCAGGCAGCGCTGGGAACTCACCGACACATAGACAGCAGCAAAAGCTGAGAGCGTGGCGTGCTGGGATGGGAAGGTCTtcctgcagggagaagggaCGTGGGTGGGACGgggcaggagagctggcagtgccacacagGGCTCCCCTGGCACGTACCTGGCAGAGAGGATGGCGTGCTTGTCGGTGCCTGAGCAGATGTCCTGGGTGATGTAGGGGTTGGCATCACAGGGGGTGCCCAGCAGGGTGTAGTTGGGCTTGCAGACAGTCAGGAAGAAGGGAGCATGGTAGCCTGTGGCCAGCTGGATGACGTCTGTCACCAGGGCcgtggcacagagcccaaacacGTGGACGCCTGGGGATGGCAGGAATGGGACAGTGGGGCAGCCAGGATTCACCCAGCCCTGGAGGACCCACTGGGATGGGTCTGGTGCAgtgcccagggtctgggtggggctgtgctgctgccatcacagCCAGGGTGGCCCCACATCCCCTCCAGCCTCCAgatcctgcccaggctgtggcaCAACGTACCCACAAACCTGACGGTGCGGCGCAGGAAGGAGTTGAAGTTGCAGCCGCCAGCGTTGATGCTGCCCTCGGCGCCAGCACGGCCCTTCAGCCGGGACTGCAGGCAGTACACCATGCCCTCCCCGACCATGATCTGGGAAGGAACCgctgctcaggcagggctggggtgttGGCAGAGCCCCCGATGgatgctgggcactgccaggcaccAGGAGGACCCCAGTCCCCAGCAGGACAAACGCGGACGCACCGAGGCGGCGGGCGCAGCGaaggccaggctgagcagcatcAGCAGCGGGATGAGCTCCTCATTGGTCTCCACGTAGGGCATGGAGAGAGCCCGGTCGTGGCACTGGAAGCCCACCTTGGCCGGCTTGAAGAGGTCCGTCAGCTCCAGGAAATAGAGCGTCACAACGGAGGAGGCCACGATGGGCAGCTGGGGGGGACAGAGTGGGGACCAGCGACCCCCGGGGTGATGGCACCGCACAGAACGGGGCGCAGAACCCAACCCACTGTGCCAGGGACCAGGACAGAgccccctgcacagcccccaggCCGTGCCCACCCTCCCCACACCCACCTCCACGAAGTAGAAGCAGGGCAGGAGCGTCATGCTGTCTTTGGGGGCGCGGGTTTTCTCCTTGGGGGGGATCATGGTCCTGGGCAGGTGCGGGGGTCCCACCGGGCTGTGCCTGCACCCTGTGGGGGCACAAATGTCACCACACGGCAGGCACGGTCACCCCCGGTCACCTCTCCAAGTCCCTGGAAGGGGATGAGCGCCCCCGAGCCACCACCcggccctgcagggacaccccctgtccctcctggtCACCCCCAGGTCACAGCACGGCCCCCGCTCCCCCGGCTGGAACTGGGGGTGCCAGCGCCCCGGTGGGTGCCCCCCAGCGCCCCGGGAGTGCCCAGCCGAGCCAGGGGCTGTGACAACAGGTGGGGCGGAGGCTCTGTCGCGACAGGCGGTCACCACCGCGACAGGCTGGATGCGGAGAGCGTGCAGAGGGGGGTGTGCCCGCAGAGCCGGGCCGGGGATGGGGCTCCCCGAACCCTCCCGGCCCAACCCCACGAGATTGCACCGAGACGAGGCGGGGGGGTGGGGAGGATAACGGGGATGGAGCGACGAGGGGCAATgaaagggaggggggaaataGCGGCGGATGAAGCGGGGGTATCACCGGGAGGGCGGGGGCGCAGCGGGAACCTCCCCTTGGCAGGGACCGTGCCGCAGCCGCGGGCGGGGGTCGGGGCCGGGGATGGGAGGGGGTGTCGGGGGAGGAGGAGCGGCCCCTTTGTGCCGGTCCGTGCGCCCCACTCACCTcagcggcggccccggggcgggggcggcggcagcggcggccgggGGGGGCTGTGCCCGGGATCCGGGATGCTCCTGCCTCGGCGGagcgcggggagcggcggcttcctccgcccccgccgcctcctcctcctccttctcctcctccctcgcccgccgccccccgctccgccccgccgcccccggcccctcccgggGCGCCGAGCCCCCTTCGAGCCCCCGCCGGTCCAGGgatgggggtctgggggggttcGGGAGGAGGTCGGGAGGTCGCGGGGAGAACGAGGAGAGACAAAGGGCGGGCGGGGCCGAGGACAGCAGCGGGACCGACCTCGCTCCGCACCGCTCCGCACCCCGGGCCGTGCCCaggggccgcccccggcccaCCACCGCCCCCCGATCAACCCTTGCCCCCCTGTGCTGCGGGGGGGTGCCCCCTGCCCCAAGGCCCCTCCTGGCCGGCAgagccccctcccctgcctTTGGGGACCCGAGGGGTGGCCAAGCGGGGGTGCCACACCACGGAGGGGTGAGATGTGACCCCAAAACCACGGAGGAATGAGTTTTGACCCCAAAATTCATCACCCcggagctctgccagccccgcCCGGGCTCTCTCGGCTGGCCGGTGCttgccctgcccgtggcagccGTTTCAGGGCAGGGATTCCTGGACCCGAGCTCACAGGTAGCCcccagggacagtgccaggggcCACCCTCAAGCAGGAGCCTTGTGCCAAGGCCTCC from Molothrus aeneus isolate 106 chromosome 27, BPBGC_Maene_1.0, whole genome shotgun sequence includes these protein-coding regions:
- the PLPPR3 gene encoding phospholipid phosphatase-related protein type 3, giving the protein MIPPKEKTRAPKDSMTLLPCFYFVELPIVASSVVTLYFLELTDLFKPAKVGFQCHDRALSMPYVETNEELIPLLMLLSLAFAAPAASIMVGEGMVYCLQSRLKGRAGAEGSINAGGCNFNSFLRRTVRFVGVHVFGLCATALVTDVIQLATGYHAPFFLTVCKPNYTLLGTPCDANPYITQDICSGTDKHAILSARKTFPSQHATLSAFAAVYVSMYFNSIISDSTKLLKPILVFAFAIAAGICGLTQITQYRSHPADVYVGFLIGAGIAAYLAFHAVGNFRAPTERVPAQAPAKDALRALTQRGHDSVYHQNKSVSTDELNPQARLEEAARPVPREKNSLGSLKRASVDVDLLAPRSPMGKENMVTFSNTLPRVNTPSMDDPARRHMTIHVPVDASRSKQLITEWKQKSLEGRSMTLAEEAAQGRAVGEPGEEVPPSLYPTVQARSAERAAMGPRVLIQPRPGASQLVHIPEESQAGAGAAAGSGAAVRAKWVMVAEKGGAQRVANPPRLMQVIAMSKQQSLVSVTPKHSETSSSSTSSDSSQYRSPSERDSSSIITIDAHAPHHPVVHLSAGNGPWEWKSGPKGPEGSDTYELGEVGKDFHGFRPAKSAGVSPGSSVSDMEQDEPRYGSLAAIPGAAGGGGERVEAPPEGLLATASRDSTLRRKPAERDGPGDSEVDLYYKKMQAGRRFKD